The genomic interval GGCCGGGAAGAGAGCTGATAggagtctcctcctcgggaTCATCAGTGACGAAAAGAGGATAGATGAACATATCCTTGGTGAGGCggttcttctgctgccacTGTCGAGACAGAGGGTGGGCGTAACCGCCGCTCAgaatggaggagatctGGGTCTCGTGTTCTTCCAGGTACTCGGCTTTGTGGACCATGGTGGTGTGATAATGTGATGAGTGTGAAATTTCATGCACGTACACACTTGAGTTTGCGTTGTGGGGGAGTTTGGGACGGACAGCTCATTAAGCCAGCAGAGAAATAGCGTTGCTCTTGTAGTAAGAGGGTGTTACAGAAGCAAGGCAATGAGGTAGCTGGCGTAGACCAAGATCCTTACCACCTTCCTGGTATCGCTATACGACCTCATTTCCCGATTGGCATTACTGACGCTTTTCCTAGTCGTTAACTAAACAGTAGCCTAAAACATCAAGTAATCTCTTCCAGGTTGAATAACTCAAAATTCCTCCTCTTGCGCACGGCCCACAAGAAGGGTCTAGAACTTCGGATGCCTAGCAATTAATGTTGAGCTAGTCATGGAGCCTGTTTCAGACCCTCGCAGTAGAATATCGCCACTAAATATATCCGGGAAAAAAAACGCAACCCAATATGAAGCATCTACCACTACCAACATTCTACACTACGCAGTATCGGCCTCAGGCACACCCTTCATCTCACCGGTGCTCATAACCTCAGATAACGATACCGAATCTTATACCAAAATATCCAAAGTTAGTGCGGACCAAGTGCATATCATAAACAGCCTAAACTCCAGCTTTCAAACAGAACCATATGGACTGCCATTCTGAACACGTTGAACACGATCACGGTGACCACGGCCACGACCATGGACACGACCACAGTCACGTTCCCCAGCCCCATACCTCTTCGGCTCAGACTCTGTATAATCGGATTTCGCACGCTGGCATCCGAACCCTGAACGAGTCTGAAGAGGGAGCCGGAGCCTCTGTCTTCAAGGACTGGGAGTCCCGTCTGGACACCTCCAAGTACCTGGAGAGTGACGTGGACGAGCAGCTTCTTATCCACGTGCCATTCACGGGTCTGTGCAAGATCCACTCGCTGCTCATTCGAACCACCAACGACGACTCTGCCCCTCGACACATGAAGCTATTCAAGAACAGAGATGACCTCGACTTTTCCACCGCCTCCGATCTCACTGCCAACCATGTGATCGAGCATCCCGAGGGGGTCGGAGGCACTCTGGATCACTCCATTGAGGTCGCCCCTACGTCGTCGTCTCTGGATGAAGAGGGTATTGCTGAATATGCACTTTCGCGGGCCCAGTGGTCCAACATCACGAGTCTGACgctgtttgtggaggaCAACTACGGCGAGGACGTGACCCGAATTCTTTACATTGGTCTACGTGGCGAATTCAAGGAACTTAACCGAGCCCCCGTCGTGACGCTGTACGAGTCAGCCGCCAACCCCGCGGATcacaagaagattgtgCCTGGCGAGGAGTATGTTGGAGACACGCTTTAATCAGCCAATTCCAAGAACCTTTAGTACGTATCACCTGTATTTATTTAAACCAAAGTGTTGTATATATGAAGCCAATAAATAttgatgtttttttatgttcTTGACCAGTCCGCCCTGTGTGCTTTGTTTAACTTGCGTATATCCTTATTCTCACACCGTTTGAATTGCGATGCTGTATAATGCGGATGAGCCGGTCATGTGGGGAGATGAGCCAGCCACAACATCGAATAAGGGCAGATTGTGCGAAGCATTATTCAGACACTCTCGCGCAGACCCCTATAAGCactcatacaagtacgagtagctaTATACTTGCCCTATATTTCTctatcgtacaagtacttgttctCGTTCTGGAGTAGCTATATATAAGTTAATCCTATttacactacaagtaccatgTGCGATCTTGCAGTTAAAACCTGTGCGAGAGGGAAGGTCTCGATAATAAATAATAGACAATGAGACCCATGGAAAAATTAGCGAGTAGCTTGCCTAACCAAGAAAAAATAACCCATCATCCAGCCTGAATTATCTTGGGCACACTGGCTCACGTCAGCCTCATGACCCTCTTGAAACGCGACAGTCGAGAGGTTGCTGCAGGCGGCAGTTCTGCAAGAGGTATCTGCGTCTGCGAGGACAATGAGGGGCTATCATCTGACCCTGAGGTCGTCGTGGTGGTGGCTGTAGCTGTACTAGTGACCCTAGTATCTACAGTTGGTGTGGGGACCTGCCCATTGCTAGCCAGCCAGTCAGGCATGGGAGGGGGTGGGGGAATGTAATATTGTGTCTTGCACAGCGGACAAGACGCATTTCGATTAGTCATCCAGGGAGTGATGCAAGAGAAGTGAAACACGTGGTTGCACTTAAGCACACGGATCTCATCACAGTCCTCTAGCTGCTCGATGCAAATCGCACACGTATCGGGATCTGAAGGTGGCTCCACTCTGTCGGTTCTAGAGTTTGTTTCCGTGAGCGATAACGCAGATGCACCTGCAGAGTTAGATAACGACAAAAATCCCACATTACCgatatcctcctccacgaCGATGGTAGTGTGGTTTGCGGAGTCTTCAATAGCGTCATCGCTGAAAGCCTCCATTTCCTTTTCTGTCATGTTTCTTTCTGCGACTTCTTTCTCCAGTACCTTTTCGTCCACGCGCTTTTCGTTGGTGTATGTACCGTTTTTCCAGTCGGCGTAGCGTGTCATAGGGAAGTTGTCGTCCATGAATGCCAGCGACACCACCTTCTTTTGTCGCTTCCTTCGCTGCCTGGCTCTGGGATGGCCTCCTGTCATCACCATACCGCGGGCAATCATGGGAATCATGGGATCGGGAGATTGGTTCTCAGGATCCGACACAGCTCGTTGTCGCTGGCGTCGTCGATATAGGAACCGGATGCCCAGAATGATCCAGAGATTGACAAAGACAATTCCAAGAGCGAGGGCAATGAAGAACAGATAGTTCTGTGTAGTAGAAGTGTTGCGTTGTTGCTGAGAGTTTGGGTTTGTGGGGACACCAGAAGGAGGCCCACTTTGAGTTGATGTGGGTCCTAGAGTGGCCGTTAGTGAGGTGACTAAAGTGTTGAAGGTCGTAGGCGTAGCCGGTGTATTTGTGGGTGTCCCTGTCAAGATTGTGATCGACGCGGTGGTAGACATTTTAGGCCAGGTAGATGCAGAGACCTATATGCTGTCGGGTGATATGTAGATGTTGTGCGTGTGGAGGTTTAAGAAGGCCCTTTCTGCAAACAGAAACAAATGGATGGAGGTTCTTTGTCTGTGTACTGTAAGCTGTCTGTACTTGAACCGGCACTTCGATGTGTCAGTAAAACAATTCAGAGGGCGAACGGATGTGCACGAAACGAGCGGCTGTGTCCACAACAGGAAACCTTTGGGCGAAAGAGGTTCCAGAAGAATGGCAGATGCAGGAAAAATACACCTGGGGACTTTTAGAGTACCAGTCTAGAGGCGATCGGCTCGTTTTTATCGTAAAAAAGCGGTTGCATGCTTTTATATCAACACCCACCACCTTGCATAATCCGCCAAGATTTGCACATTAACTCACATGACCCTCAGCCTCACTGTCATGAACCCAAGTATAAAGAAGCTTATCCACGAGGCTCGTATCCACAGCTCAAGGTCATTCTAGAGATGTTTGTGGGCGTCCCAGACGCCGGCCCTCGGCTCCTCGTCCCATTAGGCAACCCCAGCATGGACTATATTTCGGTACCTTACTTTGTCTGTCGCCCGTACACCTGCCTCTTTGTCGCTACTCTCTTTATTTCGCCAAGAATTAATTAGTCTAGCAATTTGTGTTTTTTAGCCTTCCCATGTCTCTTACTTGGCACCCGGGGGTAGATCTTAATTAGTCACCGAGGACCAAAGACGCGAATTATCAACCCTTACACATCATGGCAGTGTCTAGTCACTCTGCGATTTTCGCACTATCAAAAACTTATAGTAACCCTGGCTAACCGCAGAACCATACCAAGACACGCCAATGCCCAGCACGTATAGACTGTCAATGATGGTTGCCGCCGTACTCAGAAAGCCAGCCACACTATACAAAGAGTTATTTGCTTCGTAGGGCTACATTTCCTTTTTTTATATCCTCTCTTCGTCTTTGCCACACTGATTGTAAAAGTCGATATCACATCACCCACTTTTTAGTCTCACGCACGTTGCACACGTTATTGCTATCGGCGTTCCACCCCACTGAAGCAGCCTAAAAACTGAGACTGACAGGGAGCGTCTTTAACGCACCCCTCCTAGCGCTACACCGTGGCGGAGTAATTATAAAACATGTCACAATATACATTTCATACTTAGTGAGAACCGGCTCCTCGAGAAACTCGCTCGAGAACAGATTCGTAAGCAACCTCGGAGAAGTCAGTACCCTGGATCTCGGTGGAGATACCGGTAAGAGCCCGTCGGAGAGAGTCCTTGGAAGAGGCGTAGATCATCTTGCTTCGGACAGGAGCGGTATCGGGAGACCaggtgaagaagacaagCTTGGATCGCTTACCCTCACCGCTGGAGATCTCGTACTCAAAGTCGTAGACGGCGTATCGGCAGTCGTTCTCGGGCAGCTTGCCGAGGAAGGTGTCGTAAGAGTCGGTGGttccctcctcctcgacaacAATCTCGGTCTTGGCATCGTTGATCTTGTAAATGATGAAGGTGACCTTCTTGCCGagcttgagctcgttgaaAGCCTGGAGGGCAGAGTCGTTAACGGCAACACCGGATCGGGACTGAGTTAGCTATGTATGACAACGTTGTGTTCCATCACATATATAAATCTCCACTTGCTCTGAATATTCCCCTTCCATATCGACCTGCTTCATCGCATGCTACAACGGCGAGCATGTTTTCCATCACCCCATTGTTCTCGTGCTTCAAAAGTTAAAGGGCAATACTGGGGCCTTTGTGGCAGAAGCCGCATATCGAGAGGGTCATATGCCGAACCAACAAGAATCAGACGAAAGAAGGTACAATAGGCGCGAGGCGGCAAAGACGTGGCTGGATGGTCATACGCTTGGGTATCACCGTGACAGCCGATGAGACATACGACACACCATTGTGCTTTTCGAGCAACATGGTTGAAACATCAATCTTGTAAACGCAGACAAAGTGACATCACCAGAAGGGGGTCATCATTCTTGCAGTTGCCATGTAGTTTGGTGGTGTCATGACTGTCTTTCTCGGATCGTTCAAATTGTCGATGCTCGTCTTATCACACCCCCATGATGCCATGAGTCCCGAACCCCAAACCCCAAGCGCCATTAAATTCCAAGTCGTCGATGTCGTCGTTATGACACAAGGATCATTCTGTAGACTCCAACCAGATCTCTCAAGTGCCCAATTCGCCCAATTGCATTGCCCGCAGGTCGAAATCCGGGTTGACTCCACGTTGTTTACTCACCATTTTTAATGAATAGGTTGTGTGTAGCTGAGAACTTGGGTGAGGTGTTGCCAGCTGTACGTTGCGGGAGCTTATACTTCCGGGTAAGTTGGtgcggtcacgtgcatAAAAGGGGCACACTGACCAACTATAAATAGTGGTGATGTTAAAACAGCGGTGAGACGTCACGATCCGCACTAAAAAAGTGGAGTAATTTAACCCTGCAACTGTGGTTTTATTGTCAATTCTTCTAGTGCTTAACTGACAAATTAAATTtctatatacatatatGCATTGATAATGTGGAGAGCTGGCATTTTCAGACTGTCACGCATTCACCATATTACCAGATATAGCCCATCTACAGCTACAGATCAgatgtttttttccccccTCCGAACTCCCTCGTGACTATTAGCAGTAATCATAACCTTGTGATTACTGTAGCCCCTCTTAATTGGTGAGGAAGGCAGCGTTTCGGTAGAAACTGGTCATGGGGTTCTCACCGGTCTTTGTAGTGGTTGCATCAAGGTCGGCCCATTGTTCCAAGAACTCCTGATGGGTAGAAATCTCAGGCACTCTGCCACACACGTGACGAAGAAGCTGCGCAGCAAGCTCAAAGTCGGTGGGGAAGAGAATATCGAAGTAACCCTGCAGAACCATATGTGTGTTAGTGGTGACCATCTGGTTGTCAAGCACTGTCTGAACCACAGGAGAGTTGTATCCGGAGAACCGTGAAGTGGTGGTCTCGGGCAGATGTGTGAAATCAGAAGACAGCAATCTAGCCTGGGGGAAgtacttcttgagaatATACAGGAACTCGAGGTATCGAGTGGGGATGAACTCGGGGTCAGACAGTTCAGAGTGGAAGGGCCACATGAGGTTTCGGGCCTCTTTGTAAAGCCAAGGGGTAGACAGAGGATGGAAACCGAGTCTGCTATCGGGAGAGTAGTCCTCAAGAGCCTCCGTTCGGATCTGAAGGAAAAGCTTGGTCCATTCGTCGAGCTTCTGAGTATACACCTCGTGGAAGTCTCCATTGGCATCAACCAGAACATGACCCTGGTAGGGCTGCAAAGTTCGGTTATCGTATCGGACGATATCGTGGGCAAAGTTGTCAAAAACTTCGAGGGCGACAAAGAAGCAGGGGTCGTTGACGGGCTCCTTCCAATCAAAAATcgacttgttgatgatctCGACCTTGGACCGATGACCGGTCTCGGACGCCTTGGTGTGCAGAGCACTCTGCTGCTTGTGAGCCAGCTGGTCGGAAATCTCAATGACCTTGTATCGGGTTCGCTCGTATACCTCGGGCTGAGTATCTCGAATATAGTCGAGAATGTTGGTCATGAGCGTACCGTTACCTCCTCCCATTTCGTAGATGATCAGATCCTTGTAGGGGTATAGCGAGAGCTTGTAGTTGACCAGCAAGTATCGTGCCAGAGCCTCTCCGTAGTAAGGCTTGAACAGCTCGGTGGGGGTATGCCACAGCTGTTTCGAGGCGCCCCTCGATGTGAAGTCCTTGTCCTGAGCGGGAAAGGTACCCGAATGGCTCGTATCTTTTGTTTTACCCGTCAAAGTCGGGCTGTTAGCTGCGTATTTGGAGTACTCTCCGGTCCACGTGTTGAGGAAGTCGTCCACATCATTGATATTCGTGTAATCGAACGGTTTGTCGGTGGTGAAAATCTCCACGTTCCGGGAGAAGTAGCCGTAGTAGGGGTTGTAAAGAGAGTCGTCCATGAAGTCCTTGGCGGTCATTCGGACTCCTCTGGGCCGTGAGGAGCTCTTagacagcttcttggaTGTCATCAGAGGGTACTTGCTGAACGACTCCGCATTGTCCTCCATTCGGTACACGTAAGTCGTGGGTCGCACCGAGTAGTCATGCACAAAGGGCTGTTTCTTGCCGGTCTTGCCAGAATCAGGTGCTGCCGAGGGCTCACCCTTGGGGTTCGGCAGCGACTTTTTGGAGGACGTTCGGGCGAAGATCGAGTAGCTTCGCGCAGCGGGCATCCGCATTCGGCCCAGGCGGGAGGGCAATCGGTTCATtgtcgttgctgctgggctGTTTGGCCGGGTTCACCTGCAGTACAAATTATCACCTTTATGCCGGTGTACACTAACGATAAATAGACGTTGGGTGATTTGTTCATGCAGCAGACATGTCGAAAAAAGACTGAAACCGAAGCACTGTAAATACTGTAATTGCATAACCAGATATAGCATCCAAATCCAGCTTAACCGGCAACCGTCTACACCATGAGTTTACCGAAAGTTCGtgagtacaagaacaacaaGTGACAGACATACCCACCATGACACTAATACAGACATTCTGGGAGCAGGTTCAATCGGATCTCTGCTGGCGTACAACCTGGCCAAGGCTCAAGTCGTCGCCCCCGTGTTGATGCTGAGAGATGCAGCTCGACAGATGGACTTCAAGAAGCGAGGCTCGTCAGTCTACTTTTGCGGCAATGACACGCCTCTGTCGCAGTTTGGTATTCGCCACAATTACAACACCGAGCCATTGCTGACTGGGGAAGGCATTAAAATCGAGACCATGACTCCAgaccagatcaaggagcCACTGAGTCATATTATCGTCACAACAAAGGCCCAGAGCACACTCAGCGCATTATTCAACTACAGGGACGCTATCGACTGCAACACTGCTATGTTGTTTCTGCAAAACGGAATGGGACTGAAGGAACAAATGGACGCCAAGGTATGGCT from Yarrowia lipolytica chromosome 1F, complete sequence carries:
- a CDS encoding uncharacterized protein (Compare to YALI0F20878g, similar to Saccharomyces cerevisiae YKL162C; ancestral locus Anc_5.646, similar to uniprot|Q6BNU5 Debaryomyces hansenii DEHA0E19965g and ca|IPF14710 Candida albicans unknown function), which encodes MNRLPSRLGRMRMPAARSYSIFARTSSKKSLPNPKGEPSAAPDSGKTGKKQPFVHDYSVRPTTYVYRMEDNAESFSKYPLMTSKKLSKSSSRPRGVRMTAKDFMDDSLYNPYYGYFSRNVEIFTTDKPFDYTNINDVDDFLNTWTGEYSKYAANSPTLTGKTKDTSHSGTFPAQDKDFTSRGASKQLWHTPTELFKPYYGEALARYLLVNYKLSLYPYKDLIIYEMGGGNGTLMTNILDYIRDTQPEVYERTRYKVIEISDQLAHKQQSALHTKASETGHRSKVEIINKSIFDWKEPVNDPCFFVALEVFDNFAHDIVRYDNRTLQPYQGHVLVDANGDFHEVYTQKLDEWTKLFLQIRTEALEDYSPDSRLGFHPLSTPWLYKEARNLMWPFHSELSDPEFIPTRYLEFLYILKKYFPQARLLSSDFTHLPETTTSRFSGYNSPVVQTVLDNQMVTTNTHMVLQGYFDILFPTDFELAAQLLRHVCGRVPEISTHQEFLEQWADLDATTTKTGENPMTSFYRNAAFLTN
- a CDS encoding uncharacterized protein (Compare to YALI0F20812g, ancestral locus Anc_4.71, weakly similar to uniprot|Q8BWR2 Mus musculus TRP26), encoding MDCHSEHVEHDHGDHGHDHGHDHSHVPQPHTSSAQTLYNRISHAGIRTLNESEEGAGASVFKDWESRLDTSKYLESDVDEQLLIHVPFTGLCKIHSLLIRTTNDDSAPRHMKLFKNRDDLDFSTASDLTANHVIEHPEGVGGTLDHSIEVAPTSSSLDEEGIAEYALSRAQWSNITSLTLFVEDNYGEDVTRILYIGLRGEFKELNRAPVVTLYESAANPADHKKIVPGEEYVGDTL
- a CDS encoding uncharacterized protein (Compare to YALI0F20834g, weakly similar to uniprot|P87119 Schizosaccharomyces pombe Zinc finger C3HC4 type putative transcription factor), which gives rise to MSTTASITILTGTPTNTPATPTTFNTLVTSLTATLGPTSTQSGPPSGVPTNPNSQQQRNTSTTQNYLFFIALALGIVFVNLWIILGIRFLYRRRQRQRAVSDPENQSPDPMIPMIARGMVMTGGHPRARQRRKRQKKVVSLAFMDDNFPMTRYADWKNGTYTNEKRVDEKVLEKEVAERNMTEKEMEAFSDDAIEDSANHTTIVVEEDIGNVGFLSLSNSAGASALSLTETNSRTDRVEPPSDPDTCAICIEQLEDCDEIRVLKCNHVFHFSCITPWMTNRNASCPLCKTQYYIPPPPPMPDWLASNGQVPTPTVDTRVTSTATATTTTTSGSDDSPSLSSQTQIPLAELPPAATSRLSRFKRVMRLT
- a CDS encoding uncharacterized protein (Compare to YALI0F20856g, similar to Saccharomyces cerevisiae COF1 (YLL050C); ancestral locus Anc_4.2, highly similar to uniprot|Q03048 Saccharomyces cerevisiae YLL050c COF1 cofilin actin binding and severing protein) encodes the protein MFQPCCSKSTMSRSGVAVNDSALQAFNELKLGKKVTFIIYKINDAKTEIVVEEEGTTDSYDTFLGKLPENDCRYAVYDFEYEISSGEGKRSKLVFFTWSPDTAPVRSKMIYASSKDSLRRALTGISTEIQGTDFSEVAYESVLERVSRGAGSH